A genomic window from Luteolibacter sp. LG18 includes:
- a CDS encoding DUF1501 domain-containing protein — translation MSDPSFLRPSRRSILKSAGAGFGYLALAGLLGKPAFADSAVNPLVPKIPRFKARAKRIIFIFMEGAMSGIDTFEYKPEVQKNDGKTGPGGGRVTASKFAFKQYGESGSWFSELLPNIATHADKFCWLRGLHTDTPAHPQAVVQLHTGSANAALTRPSMGAWLLYGLGTDNQDLPGYITINPSPNFGGAVNYGSAFLPAHFQGTRITDQGFLANLKASSQATQQRRQLDLLQSMNRDLGARPGAPDPVDGIIASYELGFRMQDKVPALLDISKEPQHVREAYGVKDGPAGAFARQCLMARRLTEAGVRFVEICQPGWDHHNNLHKGLIERCGNVDQATAALLTDLDQRGLLEDTLVLFGSEFGRQPTAQGNDGRDHNITGYSMFLAGGGVKAGYTHGATDEFGVRAVEGRMHTNDLHATLLALMGLDHEELTYPYGGRDFRLTDVAGKVATDIFA, via the coding sequence ATGTCCGATCCTTCCTTCCTGCGGCCGTCGCGGCGCTCCATCCTCAAGTCCGCCGGTGCCGGCTTCGGCTACCTCGCGCTCGCCGGGCTGCTCGGCAAGCCCGCGTTCGCGGACTCCGCCGTCAATCCGCTGGTGCCGAAGATCCCGCGCTTCAAGGCCCGCGCGAAACGCATCATCTTCATCTTCATGGAGGGCGCGATGTCCGGCATCGACACCTTCGAATACAAGCCCGAGGTCCAGAAGAACGACGGCAAGACCGGGCCCGGCGGCGGTCGTGTCACCGCCTCGAAGTTCGCCTTCAAGCAATACGGAGAAAGCGGCTCGTGGTTCTCCGAACTGCTGCCGAACATCGCCACCCACGCCGACAAGTTCTGCTGGCTGCGCGGCCTCCACACCGACACCCCCGCGCACCCGCAGGCCGTCGTCCAGCTCCACACCGGCAGCGCGAACGCCGCGCTCACCCGGCCCAGCATGGGCGCGTGGCTGCTCTACGGACTCGGCACGGACAACCAGGACCTGCCCGGCTACATCACCATCAATCCCTCGCCGAACTTCGGCGGCGCGGTGAACTACGGCAGCGCCTTCTTGCCCGCTCACTTCCAAGGCACCCGCATCACCGACCAAGGTTTCCTCGCGAACCTGAAGGCCTCGTCGCAGGCCACGCAGCAGCGCCGCCAGCTCGACCTGCTGCAATCGATGAACCGCGATCTCGGCGCACGGCCGGGCGCGCCCGATCCGGTGGATGGCATCATCGCGTCCTACGAGCTGGGTTTCCGCATGCAGGACAAGGTGCCCGCGCTGCTCGACATCTCGAAGGAACCGCAGCACGTCCGCGAGGCCTACGGTGTGAAGGACGGCCCGGCCGGGGCCTTCGCCCGCCAGTGCCTCATGGCCCGCCGTCTCACCGAGGCCGGTGTGCGCTTCGTCGAGATCTGCCAGCCGGGATGGGACCACCACAACAACCTGCACAAGGGGCTCATCGAACGTTGCGGCAATGTCGACCAGGCCACCGCCGCGCTGCTCACCGATCTCGACCAGCGCGGGCTGCTGGAGGACACGCTGGTGCTCTTCGGTTCCGAGTTCGGCCGCCAGCCGACCGCGCAGGGCAACGACGGACGCGACCACAACATCACCGGCTACTCGATGTTCCTCGCCGGCGGCGGCGTGAAGGCGGGCTACACCCATGGCGCGACCGACGAGTTCGGTGTGAGGGCGGTGGAAGGCCGCATGCACACCAATGACCTCCACGCCACGTTGCTCGCGCTGATGGGCCTCGATCACGAGGAGCTGACGTATCCGTACGGCGGTCGCGATTTCCGCCTCACCGATGTGGCGGGCAAGGTGGCCACCGATATTTTCGCCTGA
- a CDS encoding ECF-type sigma factor → MNDIREILEKATANDQQVAAELLPLLYDELRMLAGGYLSREAPGQTLQPTALVHEAWLRLGKDSDRSWGDRAQFFRAAAKAMRLILVDRARAKLAQKRGEKPKMVALHHLDLAEAPMSERVLLVDEMLTRLEEEDPESARLISLKFFGGLTNQEIARMHGVTERTIERQWAYAKARLFDMITEETEGEIPGD, encoded by the coding sequence ATGAATGACATCCGGGAAATCCTAGAGAAAGCCACGGCGAACGACCAGCAGGTCGCCGCCGAGCTGTTGCCGTTGTTATACGACGAGTTGCGGATGCTGGCCGGTGGTTACTTGTCGCGGGAAGCTCCCGGCCAAACCCTGCAACCCACTGCGCTGGTCCACGAGGCGTGGTTGCGTCTGGGAAAGGACAGCGACCGCTCGTGGGGCGATCGCGCGCAGTTCTTCCGCGCTGCGGCCAAGGCGATGCGGCTGATCCTCGTCGACCGCGCCCGTGCGAAGCTCGCCCAGAAGCGCGGCGAAAAGCCGAAGATGGTGGCGCTCCACCACCTCGACCTGGCGGAGGCCCCCATGAGCGAGCGGGTGCTGCTGGTGGATGAAATGCTCACCCGGCTCGAGGAGGAGGATCCGGAGAGCGCGCGCCTGATTTCGCTGAAGTTCTTCGGTGGCCTCACCAACCAGGAGATCGCCCGCATGCACGGCGTCACCGAGCGCACGATCGAGCGCCAGTGGGCTTATGCGAAGGCGCGCTTGTTCGACATGATCACGGAGGAAACGGAGGGCGAGATTCCGGGAGACTGA
- a CDS encoding serine/threonine-protein kinase, giving the protein MNPSIEKLYFAAASGLTPEERERFLDHACREEPALRRRLERLFTVLTSADTFFELQPEVEPDPGGVPVEEGLGAHIGRYRLIERLGDGGYGVVYFARQQEPVQRNVALKIIKIGMDTESVIASFDMERQALAMMDHPNIAKVLDAGATAAGRPYFVMELVDGEKITEFCDANRLSIRQRLELFTQVCRAIQHAHQKGVIHRDIKPSNVLVRWDDGVATPKVIDFGIAKATAATEGHREIAAPGGHFVGTPAYMSPEQAEGSLDVDTRSDVYGLGVLLYELLCGRTPFDALRCTECPADEVRRTIREEKPKWPGAAFKSMPSDERALVAANRGTTVAGLESDLAGDLDWIVAKAIEKDRTRRYETATGVAMDVERFFHDEPVIARPPLRLYRLGKLLRRNKLTFAAGSVVVLALLAGFGTSTWMYYRERHARQEQARLRQVAEFRERIAQAAVKIKYGDLAAADRILAEIPVHETPSSLEAASDFGTVANWHVQAERLNEAALRFASMARAISSVDDADLPSVSFELLPVAATVAYTQPPQAYEEIRALAIKRFGATSNAVVAEQVLKSCILRPPDPDTLRALAPLAASVERAIPAKPPAPNNHNSAWSTFAMSLWYYRSGDLATATAWGKRCLSSSNQNEARAASVLVVSAMIEKRAGRTESARAALADGRGKVQAALTGKRWLTEKSSAYWFDWLNAAVLLSEAESVVGNP; this is encoded by the coding sequence ATGAATCCGTCGATCGAGAAACTGTATTTCGCCGCGGCCTCCGGTCTCACCCCGGAGGAGCGGGAGCGGTTTCTGGACCACGCCTGCCGGGAGGAACCGGCGTTGCGGCGGCGGCTCGAGCGCCTGTTCACGGTGCTCACCTCGGCGGACACTTTCTTCGAACTCCAGCCGGAGGTGGAGCCCGATCCCGGCGGGGTTCCGGTGGAAGAGGGACTGGGCGCGCACATCGGCCGATACCGGTTGATCGAGCGGCTCGGCGATGGCGGCTACGGGGTCGTCTACTTCGCCCGCCAGCAGGAGCCGGTACAGCGTAACGTGGCGCTGAAGATCATCAAGATCGGCATGGACACCGAGTCCGTCATCGCGAGCTTCGACATGGAACGCCAGGCGCTGGCGATGATGGATCATCCCAACATCGCGAAAGTGTTGGACGCCGGAGCCACCGCCGCGGGCCGCCCGTATTTCGTGATGGAGCTGGTGGATGGCGAGAAGATCACCGAGTTCTGCGACGCGAACCGGCTTTCCATCCGCCAGCGGCTGGAGTTGTTCACCCAGGTCTGCCGTGCCATCCAGCATGCCCACCAGAAGGGCGTGATCCACCGCGACATCAAGCCATCGAACGTGCTCGTGCGCTGGGATGACGGCGTCGCCACGCCGAAGGTGATCGACTTCGGCATCGCCAAGGCCACCGCCGCCACCGAGGGCCACCGTGAGATCGCCGCGCCCGGCGGCCATTTCGTCGGCACTCCCGCCTACATGAGTCCGGAGCAGGCGGAGGGAAGCCTGGATGTGGACACCCGCAGCGATGTCTACGGCCTCGGCGTGTTGCTTTATGAACTCCTCTGCGGTCGCACGCCCTTCGATGCTCTGCGCTGCACCGAATGTCCGGCGGACGAGGTGCGGCGCACGATCCGCGAGGAGAAACCGAAGTGGCCCGGCGCGGCTTTCAAGTCCATGCCATCGGACGAGCGAGCCTTGGTCGCCGCGAACCGCGGCACCACCGTGGCCGGGTTGGAGTCCGATCTCGCCGGTGACCTCGATTGGATCGTGGCGAAGGCGATCGAAAAGGATCGCACGCGCCGCTACGAGACCGCCACCGGCGTGGCCATGGACGTCGAGCGGTTCTTCCACGATGAGCCGGTGATCGCCCGGCCGCCGCTCCGCCTTTACCGTCTCGGCAAGCTGCTGCGGCGGAACAAGCTGACCTTCGCCGCCGGTTCGGTGGTGGTGCTGGCCTTGCTCGCGGGTTTCGGCACCTCCACCTGGATGTACTACCGGGAACGCCACGCCCGGCAGGAGCAGGCGCGTCTGCGCCAGGTGGCGGAGTTCCGTGAGCGCATCGCCCAGGCCGCGGTGAAGATCAAGTATGGCGACCTCGCCGCCGCCGACCGCATCCTGGCCGAGATCCCCGTCCATGAGACGCCTTCCTCGCTGGAGGCGGCCAGTGATTTCGGCACCGTGGCGAACTGGCATGTGCAGGCGGAGCGTCTGAACGAGGCCGCCCTGCGTTTCGCCTCGATGGCCCGCGCGATCTCCAGCGTGGATGACGCCGACCTGCCCAGCGTATCGTTCGAACTGCTGCCAGTGGCCGCGACCGTGGCCTACACCCAGCCCCCGCAGGCGTATGAGGAGATCCGCGCGCTGGCGATCAAGCGTTTCGGGGCCACCTCGAACGCCGTGGTCGCGGAGCAGGTGTTGAAATCCTGCATCCTGCGTCCTCCCGATCCGGATACGCTGCGCGCGCTCGCCCCGCTCGCCGCCAGCGTCGAACGCGCGATTCCGGCGAAACCGCCCGCTCCCAACAACCACAATTCCGCGTGGTCGACCTTCGCGATGTCGCTCTGGTACTACCGATCCGGAGACCTCGCCACCGCCACCGCGTGGGGGAAACGCTGCCTGAGCTCGTCGAACCAGAACGAGGCCCGTGCCGCCAGCGTGCTCGTGGTTTCCGCGATGATCGAGAAGCGCGCCGGACGCACGGAAAGCGCCCGCGCCGCGTTGGCGGACGGGCGGGGGAAGGTCCAGGCCGCTCTCACCGGCAAGCGCTGGCTGACCGAGAAATCCTCCGCCTACTGGTTCGATTGGCTGAATGCCGCGGTGCTGCTTTCGGAGGCTGAGAGCGTGGTAGGGAACCCGTAG
- a CDS encoding glycoside hydrolase family 30 protein — protein MSLHCLRIPAAVSAIAVLAAASLHAQDSLQWKRSTQAAPWTDQPAVALGSTVPLPTSTSVFRVFVNSAQTSQTIDGWGGCFNERGWKAMEVLSAADRDTVMRALFDPQTGLKLNLARTPIGASDYAISPYSLNETAGDYAMANFSIARDQQRLLPYIKAALALRPDLYLWAVPWSPPSWMKSNNSLINGGNIKDDDQTLAALAKYFTKYLQAYEAEGVEVAMVMPQNEPNITNNYPTCSWTGVQFSKFIGYHLGPALANAGLDTKIFLGTYNETSRGGYSYWVAPSMQDPQTRPYISGIGCQWSADGTMNETRMVLPNLKLMQTETECNHPNSMTTNTNDWTYAEYQYQLAKKWFTAGASSHMLWNLVLDETGLSTGGWAQCSPIVVNSSTKAVTYTPFYYLYKHFSFYIQPGARLVSSYSSWGDKIAFVNPDGSVVVVMGNSAGSSFQVTLNIDGRQSDVVTLPAHSFSTFYMPAPLTALQKWRLQYFNVTSDSGIAADAMDADGDGMVNLQEFISGTDPTNADSVLRVSRVQSGQPGMQVTFTSVSGKTYDVEYTDDLNAGVWSVLRIHLVGTGGPIQIVDPNAATVSRRFYRIVAY, from the coding sequence ATGTCCCTCCATTGTCTTCGCATTCCGGCCGCGGTTTCCGCGATCGCCGTCCTGGCCGCCGCGTCCCTCCACGCGCAGGATTCCCTCCAGTGGAAACGCAGCACCCAGGCCGCCCCGTGGACCGACCAGCCCGCCGTGGCGCTGGGCTCCACCGTGCCGCTGCCGACTTCCACCTCCGTCTTCCGCGTGTTCGTCAATTCCGCGCAGACCTCCCAGACCATCGATGGCTGGGGCGGCTGTTTCAATGAACGCGGCTGGAAGGCGATGGAGGTTCTCTCCGCCGCCGACCGGGACACCGTGATGCGCGCGCTCTTCGACCCGCAGACCGGGTTGAAGCTCAATCTCGCCCGAACGCCCATCGGGGCCAGCGATTACGCGATCTCTCCCTACTCGCTCAATGAGACCGCGGGCGACTACGCGATGGCGAACTTCAGCATCGCCCGCGACCAGCAGCGGCTCCTGCCCTACATCAAGGCGGCGCTCGCCCTGCGCCCGGACCTTTACCTCTGGGCCGTGCCATGGAGCCCGCCCTCGTGGATGAAGAGCAACAACAGCCTCATCAACGGCGGCAACATCAAGGACGACGACCAGACCCTCGCCGCGCTCGCCAAGTACTTCACGAAATACCTCCAGGCTTACGAAGCCGAAGGCGTCGAGGTCGCCATGGTGATGCCGCAGAACGAGCCGAACATCACCAACAACTACCCGACCTGTTCCTGGACCGGCGTGCAGTTCTCGAAGTTCATCGGCTACCACCTCGGCCCCGCGCTGGCGAATGCCGGGCTGGACACGAAGATCTTCCTCGGCACCTACAACGAGACCAGCCGCGGCGGCTATTCCTACTGGGTCGCGCCCTCGATGCAGGACCCGCAGACCCGCCCCTACATCAGCGGCATAGGCTGCCAGTGGAGCGCGGATGGCACCATGAACGAAACGCGCATGGTGCTGCCGAACCTGAAGCTGATGCAGACCGAGACGGAGTGCAACCACCCGAACTCGATGACCACCAACACCAACGACTGGACCTACGCGGAGTATCAGTACCAGCTCGCGAAGAAGTGGTTCACCGCCGGTGCCAGTTCCCACATGCTGTGGAACCTGGTGCTCGATGAAACCGGCCTCAGCACCGGCGGCTGGGCCCAGTGTTCACCCATCGTGGTGAACTCCAGCACCAAGGCGGTGACCTACACGCCGTTCTATTACCTCTACAAACACTTCTCGTTCTACATCCAGCCCGGTGCCCGGCTGGTGTCCTCCTACAGCTCGTGGGGCGACAAGATCGCCTTCGTCAATCCGGACGGCAGCGTGGTGGTCGTCATGGGAAACAGCGCCGGATCCTCGTTCCAGGTGACGCTGAATATCGATGGCCGCCAGTCCGATGTCGTCACCCTGCCGGCCCATTCCTTCAGCACCTTCTACATGCCCGCCCCGCTCACCGCGCTCCAGAAGTGGCGGCTCCAGTATTTCAATGTCACCTCGGACTCCGGAATCGCCGCCGACGCCATGGATGCCGATGGCGACGGGATGGTGAACCTCCAGGAGTTCATCTCCGGCACCGATCCCACCAACGCGGACAGTGTCCTGCGCGTGAGCCGCGTCCAGTCCGGCCAGCCGGGCATGCAGGTCACGTTTACCTCCGTCAGCGGCAAGACCTATGACGTGGAATACACCGATGACCTGAACGCCGGGGTGTGGTCGGTCCTGCGCATCCATCTCGTGGGAACCGGCGGCCCGATCCAGATCGTCGACCCGAACGCCGCCACCGTCTCCCGCCGCTTCTACCGCATCGTCGCTTACTAA